In Methylacidiphilum infernorum V4, a single window of DNA contains:
- the htpX gene encoding protease HtpX: MFKRIFLLTLTNIAVIFLLTLFISLLHLDRWLNAYGIDYQTLFLFSMVVGFTGSFISLAISKWMAKMAYNIHVIQEPSNEAERWLVETVAELAKRANIRMPEVGIYESPEVNAFATGPSRSNALVAVSTGILSQMNKKQIAGVLAHEITHINNGDMVTMTLLQGVVNTFVVFLSRIIGFFVDRLFSRNEERESIGIGFYLGMFISEIVLGLLASIIVAWYSRMREFRADAGGAHLAGKEAMISALKKLKQIMEGESAFIDERSPALNAFKINGRPGGILALLATHPPLDERIKALERIPD; the protein is encoded by the coding sequence ATGTTCAAACGCATCTTTTTGTTAACGCTTACGAACATCGCCGTTATTTTTCTTTTGACGTTGTTTATTTCGTTATTGCACCTGGACCGATGGCTTAATGCTTATGGAATAGACTATCAAACGCTCTTTTTATTTTCCATGGTCGTCGGCTTTACGGGTAGTTTTATCTCCCTGGCTATATCCAAGTGGATGGCCAAAATGGCTTACAACATCCACGTTATACAAGAACCCTCGAACGAAGCTGAAAGATGGTTGGTTGAAACCGTTGCTGAGCTCGCCAAGCGGGCGAATATCCGCATGCCTGAAGTCGGTATTTACGAGAGCCCCGAAGTCAACGCTTTTGCTACCGGTCCCTCTAGATCCAACGCTCTTGTAGCCGTCAGCACGGGTATTCTTTCACAGATGAATAAAAAGCAGATTGCAGGCGTTCTTGCCCATGAAATCACCCATATAAACAACGGGGATATGGTAACAATGACTTTGCTGCAAGGTGTCGTAAACACCTTCGTGGTCTTTCTTTCCCGCATCATAGGGTTCTTTGTTGATCGGCTGTTTAGTCGTAATGAAGAAAGAGAGTCTATCGGCATAGGCTTTTACTTGGGAATGTTTATTTCAGAAATCGTACTTGGTCTTTTAGCTTCTATTATTGTAGCATGGTATTCCCGAATGAGGGAATTCCGTGCCGATGCCGGCGGAGCTCATCTTGCAGGCAAAGAAGCTATGATCTCTGCACTCAAAAAGCTAAAACAGATCATGGAAGGAGAGTCCGCTTTTATCGATGAGCGTTCTCCTGCGTTGAATGCTTTTAAGATTAACGGAAGACCCGGGGGGATTCTTGCCCTTCTTGCCACCCATCCTCCGCTCGATGAAAGAATAAAGGCCCTGGAAAGAATTCCCGATTAA